From the unidentified bacterial endosymbiont genome, one window contains:
- the envR gene encoding acrEF/envCD operon transcriptional regulator: MARKKKEEAQKTRQQLIEAAIEQFATRGVANTTLTDIADAAKVTRGAVYWHFCSKSQLFNAIWEQQLPLREIIRDRLSLSENDDPLLILREQFITALQYIAREPRQCALLQILYHKCEFNSDMIAECEIRKRIGFNYALLRATLERCIAANVISTQVNIDLTLIVFHGFFSGIIKNWLMNSDSFNLYQQAPALVDNILATLPLKRVSPGLGGKNDDHKREDDENEVCIG; encoded by the coding sequence ATGGCACGCAAAAAGAAAGAAGAGGCTCAGAAAACACGGCAACAGTTGATCGAGGCCGCCATCGAACAGTTTGCTACGCGTGGCGTGGCGAACACTACGCTTACGGACATCGCTGATGCAGCGAAGGTCACTCGCGGGGCGGTTTACTGGCATTTTTGCAGTAAATCGCAACTATTTAATGCCATCTGGGAACAGCAGTTACCGCTACGCGAAATCATACGCGACAGACTGTCTCTTTCGGAAAATGATGATCCGTTATTAATTCTACGTGAGCAATTTATTACTGCATTGCAATATATTGCTCGTGAGCCTCGTCAGTGCGCGTTGTTACAAATTCTGTATCATAAATGTGAATTTAATAGCGATATGATTGCAGAGTGTGAAATCAGAAAACGTATCGGTTTCAATTACGCGCTGTTACGCGCCACCCTGGAAAGATGTATTGCGGCCAATGTCATTTCGACGCAAGTCAATATTGACCTGACATTGATCGTCTTCCATGGTTTTTTTAGCGGGATAATTAAAAACTGGCTAATGAATAGCGACAGTTTCAATCTTTATCAGCAGGCCCCCGCTCTGGTCGATAACATTCTGGCTACACTACCCTTAAAGCGCGTATCGCCGGGGTTGGGCGGAAAGAATGATGACCACAAAAGAGAAGACGACGAGAATGAGGTCTGTATTGGCTAA
- a CDS encoding lipoprotein: MKRFISVALLAALLAGCAHDSPCVPVYDDQGRLVHTNTCMKGTTQDNWETAGAIAGGAAAIAGLTLGIVALTK; this comes from the coding sequence ATGAAAAGATTCATTTCCGTTGCATTACTCGCGGCGCTGCTTGCTGGATGCGCGCACGACTCGCCATGTGTACCGGTATACGACGATCAGGGCCGTCTGGTTCATACGAATACCTGCATGAAGGGCACCACCCAGGATAACTGGGAAACTGCCGGTGCTATCGCAGGAGGCGCAGCCGCAATAGCGGGTTTGACGCTGGGCATTGTTGCCCTGACTAAATAA
- a CDS encoding efflux RND transporter permease subunit produces MANFFIQRPVFAWVLAIILMIAGGLAILKLPVAQYPTIAPPAVAITATYPGADAQTVQDTVTQVIEQNMNGIDNLMYMSSTSDSAGSVTITLTFQSGTDPDIAQVQVQNKLQLAMPLLPQEVQQQGIGVEKSSSSFLLVAGFVSDNKNLTQDDISDYVASNVKDAISRTSGVGDVQLFGAQYAMRIWLDSNAMNKYQLTPLDVITALKTQNDQIAAGQLGGTPSVPGQQLNASIIAQTRLKSPEEFGRVTLKVNQDGSMVHLKDVARIELGGENYNMVTKINGQAATGLGIKLATGANALDTATAIKTKLAQLQQFFPQGLKVVYPYDTTPFVKISIHEVVKTLFEAIILVFLVMYLFLQNLRATLIPTIAVPVVLLGTFAVLSAFGFSINTLTMFGMVLAIGLLVDDAIVVVENVERVMVEDKLPPKEATQKSMEQIQGALVGIAMVLSAVFIPMAFFGGSTGAIYRQFSLTIVSAMALSVLVALILTPALCATLLKPAASEHHEKKGGFFGWFNGLFDKSVEHYSNSVSGILRKTGRYLVVYVIIVAGMAVLFMRLPTAFLPEEDQGVFMTMVQLPAGATQTRTQHVLDQVQEYYLNKEKANVESVFTVNGFSFSGQGQNSGIAFVSLKPWEERPSAVNSVESIVGRATKAFSQIKDGLVFPFNLPAIIELGTATGFDFELIDQANLGHAQLTQARNQLLGMVKAHPDLLVRVRPNGLEDTPQFKLNVDQEKVQALGVSLSDVNQTISTALGGTYVNDFIDHGRVKKVYVQADAPFRMLPGDINNLYVRSANGEMVPFSAFSSAQWVYGSPRLERYNGMPSMEILGESAPGKSTGEAMAMMESLASKLPTGIGYDWTGMSYQERLSGNQAPALYAISLIVVFLCLAALYESWSIPFSVMLVVPLGVIGALLAASLRGLNNDVYFQVGLLTTIGLSAKNAILIVEFAKDLMEKEGKGIIEATLEASRMRLRPILMTSLAFILGVMPLVISSGAGSGAQNAVGTGVMGGMLSATLLAIFFVPVFFVVVRRRFTSHKD; encoded by the coding sequence ATGGCTAATTTCTTTATACAGAGGCCGGTTTTTGCCTGGGTACTCGCCATCATCCTGATGATTGCGGGCGGGCTGGCCATTCTTAAACTGCCCGTAGCGCAGTATCCCACGATTGCGCCCCCTGCCGTTGCCATAACCGCAACCTACCCTGGCGCTGATGCCCAGACGGTACAGGATACGGTGACGCAGGTTATCGAGCAGAACATGAATGGTATCGATAACCTCATGTATATGTCGTCCACCAGCGACTCTGCAGGTAGTGTCACCATTACGCTGACCTTCCAGTCAGGCACTGATCCGGACATTGCACAGGTACAGGTGCAGAACAAACTTCAGCTCGCCATGCCGCTGCTGCCGCAAGAGGTGCAGCAGCAGGGGATTGGGGTTGAGAAATCTAGCAGCAGCTTCCTGCTGGTTGCAGGCTTTGTTTCCGATAATAAAAACCTCACTCAGGATGATATTTCTGACTATGTCGCCTCCAACGTGAAAGATGCGATTAGTCGAACTTCCGGTGTGGGGGATGTTCAGCTGTTTGGCGCCCAATATGCGATGCGTATCTGGCTCGACAGCAATGCGATGAATAAATATCAGCTAACGCCTCTGGATGTGATCACTGCGCTGAAAACACAGAACGACCAGATTGCCGCAGGACAGCTAGGAGGAACGCCTTCTGTTCCTGGTCAGCAGCTAAACGCCTCTATTATTGCGCAAACGCGTCTGAAATCCCCTGAAGAGTTTGGCCGCGTAACGCTGAAGGTGAACCAGGATGGCTCAATGGTGCATCTGAAAGATGTGGCCCGCATTGAGCTTGGTGGTGAAAACTACAATATGGTCACCAAAATTAACGGACAGGCGGCAACCGGTCTGGGGATTAAGTTGGCAACTGGCGCCAACGCGCTGGATACGGCTACCGCCATCAAGACCAAACTGGCGCAACTGCAACAATTCTTCCCGCAAGGCTTGAAGGTGGTCTATCCGTACGACACCACGCCGTTCGTGAAGATCTCTATTCACGAAGTGGTCAAGACACTCTTTGAAGCGATTATTCTCGTCTTCCTGGTAATGTACCTGTTCCTGCAAAACCTGCGGGCTACGCTCATTCCCACCATCGCGGTTCCGGTGGTCCTGCTGGGTACTTTTGCGGTGCTTTCCGCGTTCGGTTTCTCAATCAACACCCTGACGATGTTTGGCATGGTGCTGGCGATAGGCCTGCTGGTCGATGATGCCATCGTGGTTGTCGAAAACGTCGAACGCGTGATGGTCGAAGACAAACTGCCGCCAAAAGAGGCGACGCAGAAGTCGATGGAACAAATCCAGGGCGCACTGGTAGGTATCGCCATGGTGCTTTCGGCGGTCTTTATTCCAATGGCCTTTTTTGGTGGGTCGACAGGGGCAATCTATCGCCAGTTCTCGCTGACCATCGTTTCGGCCATGGCACTATCCGTTCTGGTTGCACTGATCCTGACCCCTGCCCTCTGTGCAACACTCCTCAAACCCGCGGCCAGTGAACATCACGAGAAAAAAGGCGGTTTCTTTGGCTGGTTTAATGGGCTCTTTGATAAGAGTGTGGAACATTACAGCAACAGCGTGAGCGGTATTTTACGCAAGACCGGTCGCTATCTGGTCGTTTACGTCATTATTGTTGCTGGTATGGCGGTACTGTTCATGCGTTTGCCCACCGCCTTCCTGCCCGAAGAGGATCAGGGGGTATTTATGACCATGGTTCAGCTCCCTGCGGGTGCGACACAAACGCGTACTCAGCATGTGCTCGATCAGGTTCAGGAATATTACCTGAACAAAGAGAAGGCCAATGTGGAATCCGTCTTTACCGTTAATGGGTTTAGTTTTAGCGGCCAGGGCCAGAACTCCGGTATTGCATTTGTAAGCCTGAAACCCTGGGAAGAGCGTCCTAGTGCGGTTAACAGCGTTGAGTCAATTGTTGGCCGTGCGACGAAGGCATTCAGTCAGATTAAAGATGGCCTCGTGTTTCCGTTTAACCTGCCTGCCATTATCGAGCTGGGTACGGCGACAGGCTTCGACTTTGAGCTTATTGATCAAGCAAACCTGGGGCATGCACAGCTGACTCAGGCGCGTAATCAACTGCTCGGGATGGTTAAAGCACATCCCGATTTACTGGTACGTGTGCGCCCTAACGGTCTGGAAGATACTCCTCAGTTCAAACTGAATGTCGATCAAGAGAAAGTTCAGGCCTTGGGCGTCAGCCTCTCTGACGTCAATCAAACGATCTCGACGGCACTTGGCGGGACCTATGTGAATGACTTTATCGATCATGGCCGAGTGAAGAAAGTTTACGTACAGGCCGACGCACCTTTCCGTATGTTGCCAGGAGACATTAACAATCTCTATGTCCGAAGTGCGAACGGTGAAATGGTGCCTTTCTCAGCCTTTAGCAGCGCGCAATGGGTATATGGCTCACCTCGTCTGGAACGTTATAACGGGATGCCGTCAATGGAGATCCTGGGGGAATCGGCACCCGGTAAAAGTACCGGTGAAGCGATGGCCATGATGGAAAGTCTCGCCTCAAAACTGCCTACCGGCATCGGCTATGACTGGACGGGAATGTCTTACCAGGAACGTCTTTCCGGTAACCAGGCTCCCGCCCTGTACGCGATTTCACTGATTGTGGTGTTCCTGTGTCTGGCAGCTCTTTATGAAAGCTGGTCTATTCCATTCTCAGTGATGCTGGTAGTGCCGTTGGGAGTCATTGGGGCGCTACTCGCAGCATCTCTTCGCGGCTTAAATAATGACGTCTATTTCCAGGTCGGCCTGTTGACAACAATTGGTCTATCGGCCAAAAACGCTATCCTGATCGTTGAATTTGCTAAAGATCTGATGGAGAAAGAGGGTAAAGGGATCATCGAAGCCACGCTGGAAGCCTCGCGTATGCGCCTTCGTCCTATCCTGATGACTTCCTTGGCCTTTATTCTTGGCGTCATGCCGCTGGTCATTAGCAGTGGCGCCGGGAGCGGTGCGCAAAATGCCGTTGGAACGGGCGTAATGGGCGGGATGCTATCCGCAACCCTTCTGGCTATTTTCTTTGTGCCCGTCTTTTTTGTGGTTGTCCGCAGACGGTTTACAAGTCATAAGGATTAA
- the prmA gene encoding 50S ribosomal protein L11 methyltransferase produces MPWIQLKLNTTGANAEELSDALIEAGSVSITFQDTHDTPVFEPLPGETRLWGDTDVIGLFDAETNMKEVVAVLENHPLLGVGFVHKIEQLEDKDWEREWMDNFHPMQFGNRLWICPSWRDVPDENAVNVMLDPGLAFGTGTHPTTSLCLQWLDGLDLDGKTVIDFGCGSGILAIAALKLGAAKAIGIDIDPQAIQASRDNAERNGVSDRLELYLPDTQPESMKADVVVANILAGPLRELAPLISVLPVEGGLLGLSGILASQADSVCEAYADLFALDPVIEKEEWCRITGRKK; encoded by the coding sequence ATGCCGTGGATCCAACTAAAACTGAACACAACCGGCGCTAACGCCGAAGAGCTGAGTGATGCGCTGATAGAGGCCGGCTCGGTCTCTATCACCTTTCAGGACACGCATGACACGCCGGTCTTTGAGCCACTGCCGGGCGAGACCCGCCTGTGGGGTGATACAGACGTTATCGGCCTGTTCGATGCAGAAACCAACATGAAAGAGGTGGTAGCCGTTCTGGAAAACCATCCCCTGCTGGGCGTGGGTTTTGTGCACAAAATCGAACAGCTGGAAGATAAAGACTGGGAACGCGAATGGATGGATAACTTCCACCCGATGCAGTTCGGTAACCGTCTGTGGATCTGCCCGAGCTGGCGTGACGTGCCGGATGAAAATGCGGTTAACGTGATGCTTGATCCGGGTCTGGCGTTTGGTACCGGCACCCATCCCACCACATCACTCTGTTTGCAGTGGCTGGATGGTCTGGATCTGGACGGCAAGACGGTGATCGATTTCGGGTGCGGTTCCGGGATCCTCGCTATTGCCGCGCTGAAGCTGGGTGCCGCAAAAGCCATCGGGATCGATATCGATCCACAGGCGATTCAGGCAAGCCGCGATAACGCCGAACGTAACGGTGTGTCCGATCGGCTTGAGCTTTATCTGCCGGACACGCAGCCAGAGTCCATGAAAGCCGATGTCGTGGTGGCAAACATCCTGGCCGGCCCGTTACGTGAACTGGCTCCTTTAATCAGCGTGCTGCCCGTTGAGGGCGGTCTGTTGGGCCTTTCCGGTATTCTGGCAAGCCAGGCTGATAGTGTCTGTGAAGCTTACGCCGACCTCTTCGCACTTGACCCGGTCATCGAGAAAGAAGAGTGGTGTCGCATTACTGGTCGTAAAAAGTAA
- the dusB gene encoding tRNA dihydrouridine synthase DusB produces the protein MRIGHHQLRNRLIAAPMAGITDRPFRTLCYEMGAGLTVSEMMSSNPQVWESDKSRLRMVHVDEPGIRTVQIAGSVPEEMADAARINVESGAQIIDINMGCPAKKVNRKLAGSALLQYPGQVQSILTAVVSAVDVPVTLKIRTGWSPEHRNCVEIAQLAEDCGIQALTIHGRTRACLFNGEAEYDSIRTVKQKVSIPVIANGDITDPLKARAVLDYTGADALMIGRAAQGRPWIFREIQHYLDTGELLAPLPMAEVKRLLCSHVRELHGFYGQAKGYRIARKHVSWYLQEYAPNDQFRRTFNAIEDASVQLEALEAYFENLA, from the coding sequence ATGCGCATCGGACACCACCAGCTCAGAAATCGCCTGATTGCAGCCCCAATGGCAGGTATTACAGACCGGCCGTTCAGGACGCTGTGTTACGAGATGGGAGCCGGTTTAACCGTATCCGAGATGATGTCGTCTAACCCGCAGGTTTGGGAAAGCGATAAGTCCCGCTTGCGGATGGTGCACGTTGATGAGCCAGGTATTCGCACCGTGCAAATCGCCGGAAGCGTGCCTGAAGAGATGGCGGATGCCGCGCGTATCAACGTGGAAAGTGGTGCCCAGATTATTGATATCAATATGGGTTGCCCGGCCAAAAAAGTGAATCGCAAGCTTGCAGGTTCAGCCCTTCTGCAATACCCCGGCCAGGTGCAGTCAATCCTGACGGCGGTTGTCAGCGCGGTGGACGTTCCTGTTACGTTGAAGATTCGCACGGGTTGGTCGCCGGAACACCGTAACTGTGTAGAGATTGCCCAACTGGCTGAAGACTGTGGCATTCAGGCCCTGACCATTCATGGACGCACACGCGCCTGTTTGTTCAATGGTGAAGCTGAATACGACAGCATTCGGACAGTTAAGCAGAAAGTTTCCATTCCGGTTATCGCGAATGGCGACATTACTGACCCGCTTAAAGCCAGAGCTGTGCTCGACTATACGGGAGCTGATGCTCTGATGATAGGACGTGCAGCTCAGGGAAGACCCTGGATCTTTCGGGAAATCCAGCACTATCTGGACACTGGAGAGCTGCTTGCTCCCCTGCCTATGGCAGAGGTTAAGCGCTTGCTTTGTTCGCATGTTCGGGAATTGCATGGCTTCTATGGTCAGGCAAAAGGGTACCGAATTGCGCGTAAACACGTATCCTGGTATCTCCAGGAGTACGCTCCAAATGACCAGTTTCGGCGCACATTCAACGCCATAGAGGATGCCAGCGTACAGCTGGAGGCGTTGGAGGCATACTTCGAAAATCTTGCGTAA
- a CDS encoding efflux RND transporter periplasmic adaptor subunit, whose amino-acid sequence MTNHLRLLPVAGFVVCAALLTGCDGQNNQQPQPQAPQVSVHIVKSAPLTVTTELPGRTDAYRVAEVRPQVSGIILHRNFTEGSDVKAGDSLYQIDPATYQAAYDNARAELLKAQAAARIAHLTVKRYIPLVGTQYVSKQEYDQAVATAQQADASVVSAQAGVETARINLAYTKVTSPVDGRIGKSSVTEGALVTSGQATALATVQQLDPIYVDVTQSSNDFMRLKQTSLQKGDTPSTVELLMENGQPYPLKGTLQFSDVSVDESTGSITLRAIFPNPQHMLLPGMFVRARIDQGTQPGAILIPQQGVTRTPRGDATVLVVNDKNQVESRTVVAPQAIGDRWLVTEGLKNGDRVIVSGLQKAKAGATVVAIPDTAANPAS is encoded by the coding sequence ATGACGAATCATCTCAGACTCTTGCCCGTAGCCGGTTTTGTTGTCTGCGCCGCACTGCTCACCGGATGCGATGGGCAAAATAACCAGCAGCCACAACCGCAAGCCCCTCAGGTCAGCGTGCATATTGTGAAAAGCGCTCCGCTGACGGTCACGACAGAACTTCCAGGCAGAACGGATGCCTATCGCGTTGCAGAGGTTCGCCCCCAGGTTAGCGGCATAATATTGCATCGCAATTTTACTGAAGGTAGCGACGTGAAAGCGGGCGACTCCCTTTATCAGATCGATCCCGCAACGTACCAGGCGGCCTATGATAACGCCAGGGCCGAGCTGCTGAAGGCTCAGGCAGCCGCCAGGATTGCACATCTTACGGTGAAGCGTTATATCCCCCTGGTTGGCACGCAGTATGTCAGTAAACAAGAATACGATCAGGCCGTAGCCACGGCGCAACAGGCTGATGCCAGCGTCGTTTCCGCACAGGCCGGCGTTGAGACTGCCCGGATTAACCTGGCCTACACCAAAGTTACCTCACCTGTTGATGGACGCATAGGCAAATCCAGCGTTACCGAAGGAGCACTGGTCACCAGTGGGCAAGCAACTGCGCTGGCAACGGTACAGCAGCTTGATCCAATTTATGTTGATGTCACCCAGTCCAGCAATGATTTCATGCGCCTGAAGCAGACCAGCCTGCAAAAGGGCGACACCCCCAGCACCGTCGAGCTTTTAATGGAGAATGGTCAGCCCTACCCACTCAAGGGCACGCTGCAGTTCTCTGATGTTTCGGTCGACGAAAGCACCGGTTCAATAACCTTACGCGCGATTTTCCCGAACCCTCAACATATGCTGCTGCCAGGCATGTTCGTGCGCGCTCGCATTGATCAGGGTACCCAGCCTGGTGCCATTTTGATTCCACAGCAGGGCGTAACCCGTACACCGCGCGGCGATGCAACGGTGCTGGTGGTTAACGATAAAAATCAAGTTGAGTCGCGTACAGTCGTTGCACCACAGGCTATTGGCGATCGCTGGCTGGTGACTGAAGGGCTGAAAAACGGTGACCGCGTTATTGTCAGCGGCTTACAAAAAGCCAAAGCTGGCGCTACCGTTGTCGCCATTCCTGATACCGCCGCAAATCCAGCCAGTTAA
- the panF gene encoding sodium/pantothenate symporter, translating to MQLEVILPLIAYLLIVFGLSVYAMRKRTTGSFLNEYFLGSRSMGGVVLAMTLTATYISASSFIGGPGAAYKYGLGWVLLAMIQLPAVWLSLGILGKKFAILARRYNAVTLNDMLFARYQSRVLVWLASLSLLVAFIGAMTVQFIGGARLLETAAGIPYVTGLLIFGVSIALYTAFGGFRASVLNDTMQGMVMLIGTIVLLVGIVHAAGGLGHAVETLGAIDPKLVSPQGADDILSPAFMTSFWVLVCFGVIGLPHTAVRCISYKDSKAVHRGIIIGTIVVAILMFGMHLAGALGRAVIPDLTVPDLVIPTLMVKVLPPFAAGIFLAAPMAAIMSTINAQLLQSSATIIKDLYLNLRPEQVENERRLKRMSAVITLVLGALLLLAAWRPPEMIIWLNLLAFGGLEAVFLWPLVLGLYWERANAAGALSGMIVGGVLYAVLATFKIQYLGFHPIVPSLLLSLLAFVVGNRFGQPVPQPAIISTDK from the coding sequence ATGCAGCTTGAAGTCATTCTGCCGCTTATTGCTTACTTATTAATCGTGTTTGGTCTGTCAGTTTATGCCATGCGTAAAAGGACGACCGGCTCTTTCCTGAATGAGTATTTTCTCGGCAGCCGCTCGATGGGCGGCGTCGTGCTTGCCATGACGCTTACCGCGACCTACATCAGCGCCAGTTCATTTATCGGCGGCCCCGGTGCTGCCTATAAATACGGCTTAGGCTGGGTGCTGCTGGCGATGATCCAACTGCCTGCCGTCTGGCTCTCTCTGGGTATATTGGGTAAAAAGTTTGCCATTCTGGCCCGCCGTTATAATGCCGTGACGTTGAACGATATGCTGTTTGCTCGCTATCAAAGCCGCGTGCTGGTGTGGCTGGCGAGCCTGAGCCTGCTGGTGGCCTTTATTGGTGCAATGACGGTACAGTTTATCGGCGGGGCTCGCTTACTGGAAACGGCTGCCGGGATCCCCTACGTGACGGGCCTGCTTATTTTTGGGGTGAGTATCGCGCTGTATACCGCCTTCGGCGGATTCCGGGCCAGCGTACTGAACGATACGATGCAGGGCATGGTCATGCTCATTGGCACTATCGTGCTGCTGGTAGGGATTGTTCACGCTGCGGGTGGGCTAGGTCATGCCGTCGAAACCCTCGGAGCCATTGACCCAAAACTGGTTTCTCCGCAGGGGGCGGATGACATTCTTTCACCCGCCTTTATGACCTCGTTCTGGGTGCTGGTGTGCTTCGGGGTGATTGGCCTGCCGCATACCGCCGTGCGATGTATCTCTTACAAAGACAGCAAAGCCGTGCACAGGGGTATTATAATCGGGACTATCGTGGTGGCGATCCTGATGTTTGGTATGCATCTGGCGGGGGCATTAGGCCGTGCGGTTATTCCGGACCTTACCGTGCCGGACCTGGTGATCCCAACCCTGATGGTCAAAGTGCTTCCGCCGTTTGCGGCCGGGATTTTCCTTGCCGCACCAATGGCTGCCATTATGTCGACAATCAACGCTCAGCTCCTGCAAAGTTCCGCGACGATCATTAAAGATCTCTATCTGAACCTGCGCCCCGAGCAGGTTGAAAATGAACGACGGCTTAAGCGCATGTCTGCAGTGATTACTTTGGTTCTCGGCGCATTGCTGCTGCTTGCCGCCTGGCGCCCACCGGAGATGATCATCTGGCTTAACCTGCTGGCGTTTGGTGGCCTCGAAGCCGTGTTCCTGTGGCCGTTGGTATTGGGGCTTTACTGGGAGCGCGCCAACGCTGCGGGCGCGTTAAGCGGCATGATTGTTGGCGGAGTGCTTTATGCTGTGCTCGCTACGTTCAAGATCCAGTACCTGGGCTTTCATCCGATTGTGCCGTCGTTACTGCTAAGTTTACTGGCGTTTGTGGTGGGGAACCGTTTCGGTCAGCCCGTCCCACAGCCCGCTATCATTTCTACTGATAAATAA
- a CDS encoding DUF2556 family protein, with translation MIRKYWWLVVFAISVFIFDALLMQWIELMSTETDKCRNMNSVNPLKLVNCSALE, from the coding sequence ATGATTCGTAAATACTGGTGGCTGGTTGTATTTGCTATCTCAGTTTTCATTTTCGATGCGCTACTGATGCAATGGATTGAGCTCATGAGCACCGAAACCGATAAGTGTCGCAATATGAATTCCGTGAATCCGTTAAAGCTCGTCAATTGCTCCGCGCTTGAGTAA
- a CDS encoding YhdT family protein, translating to MDKRFVQAHKEARWALWLTLLYLVAWLVTAYLPDSAIGITGLPHWFEMACLLVPLVFIVLCWAMVKFIYRAIPLEDDDAA from the coding sequence ATGGACAAGCGTTTTGTTCAGGCCCATAAAGAAGCGCGCTGGGCGCTGTGGCTGACCCTTCTCTATCTCGTCGCATGGTTAGTAACTGCTTACTTACCTGATTCCGCCATCGGTATCACCGGCCTGCCGCACTGGTTTGAAATGGCCTGCCTGCTGGTCCCGCTGGTGTTTATTGTATTGTGCTGGGCGATGGTGAAATTTATCTATCGCGCTATTCCCCTGGAGGATGATGATGCAGCTTGA
- a CDS encoding amino acid ABC transporter substrate-binding protein — MKKTMIASLTAAGMLFAVAGSAHAGTTLDAVKKKGFVQCGISDGLPGFSYADANGKFSGIDVDVCRGVAAAIFGDDSKVKYTPLTAKERFTALQSGEVDMLSRNTTWTSSRDAGMGMSFTGVTYYDGIGFLTHNKAGLKSAKELDGATVCIQAGTDTELNVADYFKANKMKYTPVTFDRSDESAKALESGRCDTLASDQSQLYALRIKLSNPAEWIVLPEVISKEPLGPVVRRGDDEWFSIVRWTLFAMLNAEEMGISSKNVDEKAANPSTPDMAHLLGKEGDFGKDLKLDNRWAYNIVKQVGNYAEIFERNVGSESPLKITRGQNNLWNNGGIQYAPPVR; from the coding sequence ATGAAAAAGACGATGATAGCCAGCCTGACCGCCGCGGGCATGTTGTTTGCTGTAGCCGGTTCAGCCCATGCGGGGACGACGCTGGATGCCGTTAAAAAGAAGGGTTTTGTGCAATGCGGTATTAGCGACGGTTTGCCTGGCTTCTCTTATGCCGATGCTAACGGCAAATTTAGCGGTATTGATGTTGATGTCTGCCGTGGCGTCGCTGCCGCCATTTTCGGGGATGACAGTAAAGTAAAATATACTCCACTAACGGCGAAGGAACGTTTTACTGCTCTCCAGTCCGGCGAAGTTGATATGCTCTCACGCAACACCACCTGGACCTCTTCCCGTGACGCAGGCATGGGGATGTCATTTACTGGCGTGACCTATTACGACGGTATCGGTTTCCTCACCCACAATAAAGCCGGTCTGAAAAGCGCCAAAGAACTGGACGGTGCGACCGTTTGTATTCAGGCTGGCACCGATACTGAACTCAACGTCGCAGATTACTTCAAAGCGAACAAGATGAAGTATACCCCGGTCACCTTCGATCGCTCTGATGAATCGGCAAAAGCGCTGGAATCTGGACGTTGCGATACGCTGGCGTCAGATCAGTCACAGCTTTACGCCCTGCGTATCAAGTTGAGCAACCCTGCCGAATGGATTGTCCTGCCTGAAGTGATTTCCAAAGAACCTCTGGGACCTGTCGTACGGCGCGGCGATGATGAGTGGTTCTCCATTGTTCGCTGGACGCTGTTCGCTATGCTGAATGCCGAAGAGATGGGTATCAGCTCGAAAAACGTTGATGAAAAGGCCGCCAACCCATCCACGCCGGATATGGCCCACCTGCTGGGTAAAGAGGGTGATTTCGGCAAGGATCTGAAGCTGGACAACAGATGGGCGTACAACATTGTCAAACAGGTGGGTAATTACGCCGAGATCTTTGAGCGCAACGTTGGATCGGAAAGCCCGCTGAAGATCACACGCGGTCAAAATAATCTCTGGAACAACGGCGGCATTCAGTACGCACCGCCAGTACGTTAA
- the fis gene encoding DNA-binding transcriptional regulator Fis — protein sequence MFEQRVNSDVLTVSTVNSQDQVTQKPLRDSVKQALKNYFAQLNGQDVNDLYELVLAEVEQPLLDMVMQYTRGNQTRAALMMGINRGTLRKKLKKYGMN from the coding sequence ATGTTCGAACAACGCGTAAATTCTGACGTACTGACCGTATCTACCGTTAACTCTCAGGACCAGGTAACTCAAAAGCCCCTGCGTGACTCGGTTAAACAGGCACTGAAGAACTATTTTGCTCAACTGAACGGTCAGGATGTTAATGACCTGTATGAGCTGGTATTGGCTGAAGTTGAACAGCCACTGTTGGACATGGTGATGCAATACACCCGCGGTAACCAAACCCGCGCTGCGCTGATGATGGGTATCAACCGTGGTACTCTGCGTAAGAAATTGAAAAAATACGGCATGAACTAA